The sequence below is a genomic window from Photobacterium atrarenae.
AAATGTGAACTAAGTGGATATAAGACAAAGGAATAAGTGAGAAAAATTATGCCTTCACTAACACCACGGCTTGCTTCTGAAATAGCTAATATACCATATGGGCTCTATCAAGGTGCCGGTCGATTAGCCTTCAAAGGTCACTTTGAGAAATTTTTTTCTTTTAACGATAACTCTTCTTTTGAAGGGAAAACTGGTGGCATCTCTATTATTGAAAATATGCCAATTCTACGAAAAGTGATCCCTGGTGCTCAGAGAAACTCTGAAGCATTTGCCGTCTTAGGTATAGGAAAAGGAAAGTATCAAGGTGATCTGGTCATCTCTATACGAGGGACTCAAAATGCAAATGATTGGGTCACGAATGCAAATCTCGGATATAAGGGAGCCCCTAACGGCTCCTTAGCCCATGCTGGGTTCATTAATTCATTTCATAGTATAAGGCCTCAAATTCGAAGCTACCTCCTAAAACTAAAACGGCTTCCAAATAAAGTACACTGTGTCGGGCATAGTTTAGGGGGTGCTTTAGCCTCATTATGTGCCGACTGGTTAAAAAGCGAGTTTTCTCTAAGAGTTAACCTATACACATTTGGCTCACCAAGGGTTGGCCTTGAACCATATGCGAGAAAATCAGGAAGTGGTGCAGATAAAATTTACAGGTGCACCCACGGTGCCGACCCTGTCCCTATGGTTCCTCTCTGGCCATTTGTTCATGCGCCTCACCAAGGGCAAGAATATCGCTTAGACAATGATACTGGTTTTAAGATCTCTGCACATAAAATGGCTTCAACAGCGAGCCCTGGCTACCTCAACACGGCGAAATCCGATAGCTGGGGAGATTTAAAATTAAAAGCAAATCATTTCTTAGGCAAACCAGTTAGATTAAAATTTGAGCATCGTAACCAAGCAACATTCACTGAATACTGGGCAGATAAAATCAGTGCGGCATTAATAACACTTCTTAAAGATACTGGTTTACTGGTTGCTGTTAGTCTACAAGCTACTATTTCTGTCGGAATGACATTTTACGATTATCTTGCTAAACATATGGAAAGAGTTTCCAAAGCTTCAAGAATGAGAGAAATTCAAGTTAAGGGCCTTCTAGGCCACATGCTTTCATTTATAGGAAAGCCAATACAGAAAATTGAAGATCTTTCAGCAAAATTCATCCGTTCTGTTTTCTCAATGGTTTTAACTAAGCTCTATAGATCGGCCCAAATGGCACTAGAGGCTATACGAACCTAAAAGATAATAAGAAGGGCCATAACTATCATGGCTCTTCAGAATGTATTCAGATCCCCAAATTCCATCAGTCTAACCTTAGTTAATTATTACTTCCTATTCGATTACTCCAAAACTTTTCCCTTAAAATAAACCTATATTCGCCTTAATGCACGCACCGCCAAGTAATAGATGTAGTGAAGAGATATAACAGTCTTTACTTTCATATAATATTTCTTCAAAGTACAGGGCAACCAGGCACATCACAATAAGTCCGCCATCTCAACGATAGCAAGAACACAGAGGCCACTCGATAGCAGCCTCTCTGTATAATCAAGCAAAAGTTATCAGGCCATATCTGTGATCCGATTCAGCACGGAGCGTAACTTCAGCGGTTTAACCGGCTTAGCGATGAAACTAAAGCCATTTGCTTCGATACCTTCCATCATCTGTTCAGTCCTATCAGCACTGATGATCACCCCGGCGAATCGGTCACCCAGCCGCAGACGGCATTGCTGTAAAACCTCTAGCCCGGTACGGCCTTCATCAAGCCGATAGTCAGAGAGAATTACATCAGGTACCCAGCCCGCCTCCAGAACTTTAAGGCTGCCGACAATATCAATCGCAGTTTTGACATCACAGCCCCAGCGCGACAGCAGGCTTTCCATGCCCAGCAGAATATCCGGTTCATTATCAACACACAGTACTTTCAAGTCTGCCAGCGGCGCTGGTGTTACTGCCGCTGCCATTGACGCCGATGCGGCTGGTTCAACCACCACGCCGCGCGCAACCCCCAACTCAAACACGGTACCCTGACCCGGCCAGGAGCGCATGGCTAGCGGATGGCCCAGCACCCGACAGATCCCTCGGGCAATGGCCAGCCCCAAGCCCAGGCCATGATCGACCCCGTTACGCTCAATCCGGGTGAATTCCTCGAAGATATGGGCCTGTTTCTCTTCCGGGATTCCCGGGCCGTTATCCCACACCTGGAGCTGCAACTGGCCCTGATTGCGGCGAATGCCAAGCACCACCTTACCGCCCGGGTTATAGCGAAAGGCGTTGGTCAGGAAGTTCTGCAGCGCCCGGCGCAGCAGTTTAGGATCGGAGACAATCACCGCCCGGCTGTTCACCACCTCAAAAGTGATCCCCTGCTTGCGGGCCAGGGCACTGAACTCGGCGCTGAGGATGTCGAGCACTTCACTGGCAGGGAAGGCACGGACATTGACCTGCAATTTGCCCGCCTCCAGCCGTGACACATCCAGCAAGTCGCCAATCAGATCTTCCGCCGCACCCAGTGCGCTTTCAATATGTTGCGCCAGTTTCACCACTTCAGCGACGGCATCCGGATCCTTAGCCACTTCGGTCAGGGAGGAAGAAAACAGCCGCGCGGCATTGAGCGGCTGCATCAGATCATGACTCACCGCGGCCAGAAAGCGGCTTTTCGAGCGGGCCTGATGCTCGGCTTGTTGCGTGGCCGACACTAACTGCCGGTTGAGCAACTCCAGCTCATGGGTGCGCTGTTTCACCCGGGCTTCGAGATTTTCATTGGCTTCTTTCAACGCCTCTTCCGCCAGGCGGAAATCGGTAATATCAGAAAAACTCATCACAAAGCCGCCGCCGGGCATCGGGTTACCCTGCACCTCAATCACCTGACCGTCGGGACGGATCCGTGACGAGGTATGGGCCGTGCCCCGTTTCAGGTGCTCGACCCGCTTGGCGACATGCCGCTCCGGATCGCCCGGGCCGCACAGCCCCTGCTGGGCATTATGGCGGATCACGTCGGCAATCGGCCGTCCGACCTGGATCAACCCCGGCGGAAACGAAAACAGCTCCAGGTAACGCTGGTTCCAGGCCACCAGCCGCAGCTGTTTGTCGACCACGGCAATGCCCTGACTAATATGTTCAATCGCCCCCTGAAGCAACCCGCGGCTGAAATCGAACAGCTCCGACGCTTCGTCGACAATCGTCGCCACCTCTTCCAGCTGCATGTTGCGCCCCTGCAGGGCCGAGGTCAGTACCAGCCGCGCCGAGGAGGCGCCGAAGACTCCCGCCAGCACGCGCTCGGTATGGCGGATCAACGTGGCCGGGGCCTGTTGTTGCGGCAGCAGGTCGGCGTGATGCTGCTCGGTAAACTGTGAGAAGGCATAACGCACCCGCTTGCGGCCGACGAAGCGTGCCGCCAGCATTTCCAGCTCAGCAACCGTCACCCGGGTCTGGTACAGGCTGGCATTTTCCGAGTCCGGCAGCGGCGCGCCAACAAAGGTCGCCGCCTGCAGCCGCTCGGTCAGCGAGGTACGGGTCAGCAGTGAGACCCCGATATACAGCGCCAGGTTCACCAACAAGCTGAGCAGCATACCCCAGTCCACCGGTGCCAGCTGTTTCAGCACCGGCCATTGCGGCGGCGTCAGCAACCACAGCAGTAGGTTGGTCTCCGCGCTGCCGGCCAGCATCTGGGTCTGGTTCATCATGGTGATCACCCAGAGCGTCAATCCACCGAACATCCCGGCGTACACCCCTTTGCGGTTGCCCTCGCGCCAGTAAATTCCGCCGAGCAATGCCGGGGCAAACTGGGCAATAGCGGCAAACGAAAGAAAGCCGATCGCCGACAGTGATTCGATCTCACCCAGCACCTGGTGGAAACCCCAGGCGGCTGTTAGCAGCAACAGGATCAGGGTCCGGCGCACATTGAGCAGCAAGCCGGAAAACTCGGCGAAATTGCGCCCGGAGATCCGTAACCGCCGCAGCAGCAGCGGCAACACCAAATCGTTAGACACCATGATAGTCAGGGCTATCGTCGAGACAATTACCATCCCGGTCGCCGCCGAAGTGCCGCCAAGAAATGCCAGCAGGGCAATCTGATCGGCGCCCTGCGACAGCGGCAGGTTGATCACGTAAGTGTCGGCCACCACGCCCGGTAGCAAAGCCTGGCCGGCCAGCGCCAGCGGGATCACGAACATCCCCATCAGCAGTAGGTAGAGCGGAAAAATCCAGCGGGCCCGGTGCAAATCCTGGGCCCGGCTGTTTTCCACCACAATGGTGTGAAACTGGCGCGGCAGACAGACAATCGCTGCCATGGTCAGCAGCATATGGATCAGCAGGCTGCCGAAATCCGGGGTTACAGCTGGCGTGTCGAGCGCCCCGGCCAGCGCCGCAACCGGCAGATCCGCCAGCAGACCGAGTGCAAACACCCCGACAATCAAAAATGCCACCAGCTTGACGATCGACTCAAACGCCACCGCCATCATCATCCCGCGGTGGTGTTCGGTGCTGTCGATATGGCGGGTGCCGAACAGCACGGTGAACACCGCCAGCGCGGCAGTGACCATCCAGGCTATATCGCTCTCATCAACCCCGCTTTGCTGGCCGAGCGACGGCGCAATCTGTGCCAGCCCCATGGTAATCCCACGCAGCTGCAGGGCGATATACGGCAGAATACCAATCACTGCAATCAGGGTAACCACCACGGCCAGCCCCTGCGACTTGCCGTAACGGGCGGCAATAAAGTCGGCGATCGATGTGATATGCTCGCGCTTGGCGATCAGCACCAGCCGGGCCAGGATCCGCCAGCCAACGGTAAACACCAGGATCGGTGCCAGATAGATGGGTAAGAAGGACCAGATATTCTGGCTGGCCTGGCCGACCGTGCCGTAAAACGTCCAAGAGGTGCAGTAAACTGCGATCGAGAGACTGTAAATCCACGGCCGCCAGCCAGCCATCCACTGCGGTTTTTTATCGCCGTACCAGGCGATCAGAAACAGCAGCCCAAGATAGGCCAACGAAACCGGCACAACGATCCATCCCAGTGCCATGATACTTCCTGATTGTAAATAAGAGGTAAACGCATGGTAGCGGATCGGTGCGGTTGCACTCAATCAGCATGATCACACTTCTTTGGCGGGCGAGTTGCTGCGGGTGAAGCTCTGCGGGCAAAGGAAAGTGGTGGCAAGCAGAGGGGAGTCGTGACAAGCAGAGAAGAAACGTTGGCAGGCGGCTGGGAAAGCGGGGAACCTGCGCCGATCCGCATCGGCACAGGCAAGGTGTTCAGTTCGCGTAAGTTGCGGGATCAGCAGTGGGCTTCGGCCACCCGACGATCCGGCTGGGAGTCGATTTTCATCAGCAGGACCGGCGCCCCCATGGCCGCCATCAGCCAGAACACATTGGCGCCCCACAGGCCATACAGCCACCCGCTGAGTGCGGTCATCAGCGCCATAAATGCCCCCAGCGGCAAGGCGTTGTAGAGCGCCTGCAAGGCCACCACCTGATTGCTCCGGGCATGTTGAATGTAGCGGATCGTCGCCAGGTGACAGGCGGCAAAGGTGACCCCGTGCAACGCCTGGACCGCGACCAGCACCGGCAGCTCCGTCATGGTCGCAGTGATCCCCCAGCGCACCATCACACCCAGTGCCGCGAGGCGGAACATCGCCGCCACACTCCAGCCGGCGAACAAGTACTTACTAAAGGCAAATATCGCCACTTCCGCCACCACACTGAAACTCCAGAGGTAACCAATCACATCCTCGCTGTGACCCGCGCCTTTCCAGTAAATCGTGCTGAAGCTGTAATAAGCGGCATGGCTGCCCTGCAGCAGAGCGATAATCGTCAGAAAGCGCACCACCTGACGGTCGGTCATCATTTTCATCAAAGCCGGGCGCGCCTGCGCCTGCTCATCCTCTGACACTAGCGGTATTGCCGGCCGACGCAGAGAGAACAACAGCGCCGCAACCATGCCGGCGACGGCCACCCAGGGGATCACCGACGGATCGTACTTAGCGGCCAGCATCCCGACCACCGTCGAGCCGGCAATAAAGGCAATTGAGCCCCACAGCCGGGTTCGACCATAGTCTAAATAACCCTCTCTGGCATAGTGGTTGGCGACCGCATCCGACAACGGCATGATCGGGCCAACCACCAAATTATAGGCAACCGTAACGATAGTTAGTGCCCACAAACTTCCACCACAGTAGATATACGCAATACAGCTGAGCAAAGTGGCCAACGCCAGCCAGCGCAGCGCCGGGATCAGATGCTCGGCCCGGTGAATGCGCGGGGTGATCACCAGATTCGCCAGGCAGCGGACCGCGAAGCCCAGCCCGAGTA
It includes:
- a CDS encoding 3-phenylpropionate MFS transporter; this translates as MLRSSPFGWTSQYLIGFFFNYGVYLPFWALWLAHLGVSASNIGLLLGLGFAVRCLANLVITPRIHRAEHLIPALRWLALATLLSCIAYIYCGGSLWALTIVTVAYNLVVGPIMPLSDAVANHYAREGYLDYGRTRLWGSIAFIAGSTVVGMLAAKYDPSVIPWVAVAGMVAALLFSLRRPAIPLVSEDEQAQARPALMKMMTDRQVVRFLTIIALLQGSHAAYYSFSTIYWKGAGHSEDVIGYLWSFSVVAEVAIFAFSKYLFAGWSVAAMFRLAALGVMVRWGITATMTELPVLVAVQALHGVTFAACHLATIRYIQHARSNQVVALQALYNALPLGAFMALMTALSGWLYGLWGANVFWLMAAMGAPVLLMKIDSQPDRRVAEAHC
- a CDS encoding lipase family protein — its product is MRKIMPSLTPRLASEIANIPYGLYQGAGRLAFKGHFEKFFSFNDNSSFEGKTGGISIIENMPILRKVIPGAQRNSEAFAVLGIGKGKYQGDLVISIRGTQNANDWVTNANLGYKGAPNGSLAHAGFINSFHSIRPQIRSYLLKLKRLPNKVHCVGHSLGGALASLCADWLKSEFSLRVNLYTFGSPRVGLEPYARKSGSGADKIYRCTHGADPVPMVPLWPFVHAPHQGQEYRLDNDTGFKISAHKMASTASPGYLNTAKSDSWGDLKLKANHFLGKPVRLKFEHRNQATFTEYWADKISAALITLLKDTGLLVAVSLQATISVGMTFYDYLAKHMERVSKASRMREIQVKGLLGHMLSFIGKPIQKIEDLSAKFIRSVFSMVLTKLYRSAQMALEAIRT